Part of the Halobaculum halobium genome, TCCGGAAGCACGCGGTAGGCGACGGCAGCCGCGAACAGCCCCGCAGCGCCCGCGACGGCGAACGCCTCGCCGTAGCCGTACAGCTCCGTGACGACGCCGCCGAGGATCAGCCCCGTCGGGAAGCCGAGGCTCTGCCCGCCGCGCATGTACCCGACCCAGCGCCCGCGGTTCGCCGACGTTGTCACGTGCGTCACCGTGGAGAAGGCGCCAACGAACACGAACGCCGAGCCGATCCCCCACGCCGCCCGCGACGCGAGGAAGACGGCCGACGACGGGATCCCGAACGGCGGATTCAGCCCGACGAGGTAGCCAAACGGGACGAGCCCCTGCACGACGAACCCCGCGATCATCGGCCGGCGCGTCCCTATCCGGTCGAGGATGCTCCCCGCGGGCGTGGACATCACCAGCCGCGTGAAGCGGTTGATCGAGAGGATCAGCCCAACGAGAACCGGCGCGATGCCGAGCACCGAGCCCAGCGCCGGAATGGTCGGGAACGCGACGCCGCCGCCCATCCCGCCGAAGAACACGCCGGCGACGAGGCTGAGCACGACCGTCCGCACCTGCTGCTCGGAGTAGGCGGGCCCGTCGTCCGGGCTGTCGAGCGTGTCGTCCGGGCTGTCGAGCGTGTCGTCCGGGCTGTCGGTCGCGTCTTGTGTGTCGGTCACGTCTGGCGGGTTCCAGTCGAATCCGGGGGCGAACGTGGCAGTCGACGATCGGTACGTGATCGGTATCGTGAACCAGCGGGGCGAGAGACCGCGGTCGCGGCCGTAGTCGGCCGTGTCGCTCGTCGCTACCGCGGTCCAGCGACGGCGGTTCGCTCGCGGGTCACGTCGTTCCCCGTTCGCTCCCCGAAGACCCCTGAGGCATCCCGTCGGTCGGCCTCGCTTAGCTCACGGCTTCTTCCGGTCGCCGTTCGTCGATCCCTTGCCTCGCTCCGCTCGGCCGCGCTCACCACGCGTACTCCTCCCGTGGGTCCACGTCGTCGCGCTCGCGGTCGAACACGACCTCGCCGTCGGCGACGACGAACTGGCTGCGGGTGTCCATCTCGTGGAACGGACCGTCCCACGCGACCAGGTCGGCGTCGGTCCCCGCCGCGAGGTCGCCGACGCGGTCGCGGATCCCGAGGATCTCCGCCGGGTTCGTCGTCACTGCGTCGAGCGCCGCCTCCTCGGGGAACCCCTCGCGGACCGCGAGGCCGACGCACACGTCGAGGTGCTTCTGGGGGAGCACCGGCGCGTCCGTCTGGATGGCGACGGTGACGCCCGCCTCGTGGAGGATGCCGGGCGTCTCGAAGGTGATGTTGCGCAGTTCGTACTTCGCGCCCGAGTACAGCGACGGGCCGACGATCGCGGGCACGTCGCGTGCGGCGAACTCGTCGGCGACGACGTGGCCCTCCGTCGCGTGTTCGATCGAGAGCGCGTCGACGTCGAACTCCTCGGCGATCCGGAACACGGTCATGATGTCGTCCGAGCGGTGCGCGTGGACGCGCAGCGGGAGATCTCCCTCGATGACGCGTGCGAGGTTCTCCCGCCCCAGGTCGCGTTCGAACGGCTCACCGTTCTCGCGGGCGTGCTCGCGCGCCTCGATGTAGTCTTCCGTCGCCATGAGTTCCTCGCGAAGCGTGGCGGCGACGCCGGGTCGCGTCGACGGCTGGCGACCCTCGCGCTCGCCGTGGAAGCGCTTGGGGTTCTCGCCCATCGCGGCCTTCATCCCGTCTTCCCTGATGAACATTCGGTCGGCGACCGTGCCGTACGTCTTCATCGAGCAGATGATCCCGCCGATGACGTTGCCCGATCCCATCCGCGCGGAGACGGTGGTGACGCCGTTCTGGAACGCCCCCTTCAGCTCCTCGTCGCGCGGGTGGAACCCGTCGAGCGCGTTGACGTGCGGCGTCGTCGCGCTCGTCCCCTCGTTGATATCGGCGTCCTCGGGTTCGCCCCACTCGGCCATCCCCGCGTGGCTGTGGGCGTCGATCAGACCGGGAGTGACCTCCAATCCCGTCGCGTCGATCTCGGTCGCGTCGGCGGGGGGATCGACCTCGCCGACGGCGGCGATCTCGCCGTCGACGACGAGCACGTCGCCCTCGATCGTCCCCTGTTCGGTTTGCGTGTGTACCGTCCCGCCTCGGACGACCAGCGCGTCCGCGTCTGCGTCGCTCATTAGCTGGCGGTTGGCGAACCGCTCACAAAGTGTTTCGGTTCGAAACGCGAGCGCGGAGAACGCCGAGCGGGTCGGAGCCCCGAGCGGGAGCCGTCCGCGCCGACAGACCGAGGCGGGCTACAGCTGTCGTCGCACGGTCTCAGCGAGGTCCGCGACCGCTCCGGGTCGGAACGTCCAGACGCCGCGCCACACGTTCGGCTCCTCCTCCAGCGCGAGGAGCCCCACGGGCGTAGTGTGTGGGCCGACCGCGTCGGCCGGCGGGTCGAACACCACGAACCAGGAGTCGCTGTAGCCGTGGCCGTAGCCGGTGTGAGCCGTCAGCTCCAAATGCGCCTCGGGGTTCCAGTCCGGTTCGCCGTACACGTGTACGTCCACGTCGTCGTCGCCGAGGCGCTCGTACGCCCGTCGGGTCCCGGTCTCGTCGTCGATCCGTGAGAGCCGCTGGAAGGAGGCGTGGAGTTCACCGGCGCCGGCGCGGTGGGCCCGGAGCTCGATCTGCCTGCTCATCGCGATGGGCAGGAGCTTCTCCTTGTGCGCGAGCGGGTACCCCCGAAGGCGGAACGGCACGTCCGCGAGCCCGGTGAGGACAGTGGGCAACGCCGCGTCGTCGAGATCGAGCGCTCCGGTCGTGTAGAGATCCGAGTTGACCATGAGGATCGCACGTTCGAGCGACGACAGGGGCGAGGTCGCGACGATTTCCTCGTCCTCGACGAGGACCGCGACGTCGTCGTCGACCCCGTCGAGCTCCGGTGAGTCGACGGTGACCGCGACCGACTGGTCGGCGAACAGCCGACGGAGCATGGAATCGAGGGGCGTGCTGCCGTCGCGACGTATCACCGCGAGCCGCTTGTTGGTGACGCCGCCGGCGGCGAGTTGTTCAAACCGTGCATCCAGCCGCATCGTCACCTGCCGACTCCGACGCGATATATAAGAGTGGGTCCGGCGGAATCAGCGTCGAGAACGCGAGCGACATCGCACCGGGGACGACGGTCTCTCTGCTCTGTGG contains:
- a CDS encoding amidohydrolase family protein, with the translated sequence MSDADADALVVRGGTVHTQTEQGTIEGDVLVVDGEIAAVGEVDPPADATEIDATGLEVTPGLIDAHSHAGMAEWGEPEDADINEGTSATTPHVNALDGFHPRDEELKGAFQNGVTTVSARMGSGNVIGGIICSMKTYGTVADRMFIREDGMKAAMGENPKRFHGEREGRQPSTRPGVAATLREELMATEDYIEAREHARENGEPFERDLGRENLARVIEGDLPLRVHAHRSDDIMTVFRIAEEFDVDALSIEHATEGHVVADEFAARDVPAIVGPSLYSGAKYELRNITFETPGILHEAGVTVAIQTDAPVLPQKHLDVCVGLAVREGFPEEAALDAVTTNPAEILGIRDRVGDLAAGTDADLVAWDGPFHEMDTRSQFVVADGEVVFDRERDDVDPREEYAW
- a CDS encoding histidine kinase is translated as MRLDARFEQLAAGGVTNKRLAVIRRDGSTPLDSMLRRLFADQSVAVTVDSPELDGVDDDVAVLVEDEEIVATSPLSSLERAILMVNSDLYTTGALDLDDAALPTVLTGLADVPFRLRGYPLAHKEKLLPIAMSRQIELRAHRAGAGELHASFQRLSRIDDETGTRRAYERLGDDDVDVHVYGEPDWNPEAHLELTAHTGYGHGYSDSWFVVFDPPADAVGPHTTPVGLLALEEEPNVWRGVWTFRPGAVADLAETVRRQL